A single genomic interval of Spirosoma taeanense harbors:
- a CDS encoding RNA polymerase sigma factor — MKNQLKDEELIRMYLHTQQNDYFETLYNRYVSKVYRRCLSLTKDTAQAEDYTHDIFLRVYGNLVNFKERSAFSTWLYSISYNYCMDQLRYANRNITVSLDQSEEDYAYPESTDSEQVEGRLQHLAEVMNTISPDEVQMLRLKYEDGLDIREIADQFNLKDSAVKMRLKRTRDKIRRLYGNQML; from the coding sequence ATGAAGAATCAGCTTAAAGATGAAGAACTGATACGCATGTATCTCCACACCCAACAGAACGATTATTTCGAAACCCTGTATAATCGGTATGTGAGCAAGGTGTATAGGCGATGTTTATCCCTGACCAAGGACACGGCTCAGGCAGAGGATTATACGCACGATATTTTTCTGCGCGTGTATGGAAACCTCGTCAATTTCAAGGAGCGCTCGGCCTTTTCAACCTGGCTGTATTCCATTTCGTACAACTACTGTATGGATCAGCTGCGCTACGCCAATCGGAATATAACCGTTTCGCTGGATCAGAGCGAGGAGGATTACGCCTATCCGGAATCGACGGATTCTGAGCAGGTAGAAGGTCGTTTGCAGCATCTAGCGGAAGTCATGAACACGATCTCTCCCGACGAAGTGCAAATGCTCCGTTTAAAATATGAGGATGGCCTGGATATTCGTGAAATTGCCGATCAGTTTAACCTTAAGGACAGCGCCGTTAAAATGCGGTTGAAACGCACCCGCGATAAGATCCGGCGTCTGTATGGTAATCAGATGCTTTAA
- a CDS encoding SanA/YdcF family protein, with product MNTTLATDYSRKTPHEAIGVRLVKWTIKCCIFSLFAGVTVVLVCNWWVVRNTRDQIYFDIHELPANDVGLVLGTSKFVRTGKENLFFRYRMEATARLWKEGKVKYLILSGNNDSEYYNEPVDMKKALLKLGVPESVMTLDYAGYRTFDSVVRCKDVFNQDKITIISQNFHNARALYIGNHEGIEAIAFAAQDVPDGYSLRTLIREYLARPYAMLDVYVLRPQPEKGNWERKKTYSRMNKTASLN from the coding sequence ATGAATACGACATTGGCCACCGACTACAGCCGAAAAACACCCCACGAAGCAATAGGGGTGCGTCTGGTCAAGTGGACCATCAAATGTTGTATTTTCTCGCTTTTCGCGGGTGTAACAGTGGTGCTCGTCTGTAACTGGTGGGTGGTCCGCAACACCCGCGACCAGATTTATTTTGACATTCATGAGCTGCCGGCTAATGACGTAGGGCTGGTGCTAGGTACCAGTAAATTCGTTCGGACGGGTAAGGAAAATCTATTTTTTCGTTACCGGATGGAAGCCACCGCCCGGCTCTGGAAAGAAGGTAAGGTGAAATACCTGATTCTGAGCGGTAATAACGACTCCGAGTATTACAACGAGCCGGTAGACATGAAAAAGGCGCTCCTGAAGCTCGGCGTTCCGGAGTCGGTTATGACGCTCGACTACGCCGGCTACCGCACGTTCGATTCGGTGGTGCGCTGTAAAGACGTTTTCAATCAGGATAAGATTACGATCATCTCCCAGAATTTCCACAATGCCCGTGCCCTTTATATTGGGAATCATGAGGGTATTGAAGCGATTGCCTTTGCCGCGCAGGACGTGCCCGACGGGTACTCCCTGCGTACGCTCATCCGCGAATATCTCGCCCGGCCCTACGCCATGCTGGATGTCTATGTTCTGCGTCCTCAGCCCGAGAAAGGTAACTGGGAGCGGAAAAAGACCTACAGCCGAATGAACAAAACAGCTTCGTTGAATTAA
- a CDS encoding tetratricopeptide repeat protein, producing MAARLGIFGLSLFLLSCGRDNRQGARIPDYPKPGDSSRTEGAFRALTVAINQSAPASAYAKRAAILLTMGRVNDALADIDEAISRNDNAGLYYLTRAQIFRALQQPGKALENAQRAEILGVDTPELYTLQGDLLQQQNQFNKARLYVAKALQMAPYDGEAYFFNGLMAAKQGDTAQALELYQQSLRLKPRYLETYNQLASIYRSLGNRNAALAYNEQALQYFPDNARLRFGRGLIYHTSGELDSAMACYQQTVKLQPSYYQAFFQIGLINQKYRNYFAALTNYQRVQQLRPQFPRIDTYIGYCHEQTGQYDAAIAAYTKATQQNAADRQATAGLWRSQRRQYAGNSYNSLILPNKPAEPVAPARTRLDTTRVRITTIQPKARVMTSESDSLRRTIKPIVN from the coding sequence ATGGCTGCACGCTTAGGTATTTTCGGGCTTTCGCTTTTTCTCCTGTCCTGTGGTCGTGATAACCGGCAGGGTGCCCGGATACCGGATTATCCCAAACCAGGCGATAGCAGCCGCACGGAAGGCGCCTTCCGTGCGCTTACGGTAGCGATTAATCAGTCAGCACCGGCTTCGGCGTATGCCAAACGGGCGGCTATTCTGTTGACAATGGGCCGGGTCAACGACGCCCTGGCCGATATCGACGAAGCCATTAGCCGCAACGATAATGCCGGGTTGTACTACCTGACCCGTGCCCAGATTTTTCGGGCCTTACAGCAGCCCGGCAAAGCGCTCGAAAACGCTCAGCGCGCCGAGATCCTGGGTGTTGATACGCCCGAGCTATACACGCTGCAGGGCGATTTGCTCCAGCAGCAGAACCAGTTCAACAAAGCCCGGCTATACGTTGCCAAAGCCTTGCAGATGGCGCCCTATGATGGCGAAGCTTACTTTTTTAACGGCCTGATGGCCGCCAAACAGGGCGACACGGCGCAGGCGCTCGAACTCTACCAGCAATCGCTTCGGCTGAAGCCCCGCTACCTGGAGACGTATAATCAGCTGGCATCGATCTACCGGTCGCTGGGTAACCGAAACGCAGCTCTGGCTTATAACGAACAGGCCCTGCAGTATTTTCCCGACAACGCCCGGCTGCGTTTTGGGCGGGGGCTTATCTACCATACCTCCGGTGAACTCGACAGCGCCATGGCCTGTTATCAACAGACCGTGAAGCTGCAGCCAAGCTATTACCAGGCGTTTTTTCAGATTGGCCTGATTAATCAGAAATACCGGAATTACTTTGCTGCGCTGACCAATTACCAGCGCGTTCAGCAGCTCCGGCCGCAGTTTCCGCGCATCGATACGTATATCGGCTACTGCCACGAGCAGACCGGACAGTATGATGCAGCCATAGCCGCTTATACGAAAGCGACGCAGCAAAACGCAGCGGATCGGCAGGCTACAGCCGGTTTATGGCGCTCACAACGGCGGCAGTACGCTGGAAACTCGTATAACTCCTTAATTTTGCCGAACAAACCGGCTGAGCCCGTAGCGCCAGCCCGTACCCGACTGGACACAACGCGGGTACGGATTACCACGATCCAGCCCAAAGCCCGCGTTATGACGAGTGAAAGCGATTCGCTCCGGCGAACGATCAAGCCGATTGTGAATTAA
- a CDS encoding VOC family protein, with product MEEKPFLGLRTVIYAAPALAETKRWYAQALDLDPYFDESFYVGFNVGGYELGLDPNAQVADGSTLTYWGVRDVEAAQQRLLQLGATLHAPVQDVGGGIKTAAVNDPFGNVIGIIENPYFSL from the coding sequence ATGGAAGAAAAACCTTTCTTAGGGTTGCGAACGGTGATCTATGCAGCTCCGGCCTTAGCGGAAACAAAACGCTGGTACGCTCAGGCGCTGGACCTCGACCCTTATTTCGATGAATCCTTTTACGTTGGCTTCAACGTAGGTGGTTATGAACTAGGCCTCGATCCGAACGCACAGGTTGCCGACGGAAGTACGCTGACCTACTGGGGTGTTCGCGATGTTGAAGCCGCCCAGCAGCGATTGCTGCAGTTAGGGGCAACGCTGCACGCTCCGGTTCAGGATGTGGGCGGAGGGATAAAAACAGCGGCCGTCAACGATCCGTTCGGGAATGTGATTGGAATCATCGAAAACCCGTATTTTAGTTTGTAA
- the infC gene encoding translation initiation factor IF-3 translates to MALPQRRPPRRVVEEPYKVNERILAREVRVVGENVEQGIYDINKAQAMAKAQNLDLVEVSPNAVPPVCRIVDYSKFKYEQKKKQKEIKANATKVVIKEIRFGPNTDDHDFEFKLKHAINFLKEGAKVKAYVQFVGRAIVFKDRGFQLLERFSKGLEDYGKVEAEPKLEGKRMTMFLAPKVVVPKK, encoded by the coding sequence ATGGCATTACCCCAGCGCAGACCACCCCGTCGCGTGGTTGAAGAACCCTACAAAGTCAATGAGCGCATCCTGGCCCGTGAAGTACGGGTGGTCGGTGAAAATGTAGAACAGGGAATCTACGACATAAATAAGGCGCAGGCAATGGCCAAAGCGCAGAACCTCGACCTCGTTGAGGTATCGCCCAACGCCGTTCCGCCCGTCTGTCGTATCGTGGACTACTCCAAGTTCAAATACGAGCAGAAGAAAAAGCAGAAAGAAATCAAGGCAAACGCCACCAAGGTCGTTATTAAAGAAATCCGGTTCGGTCCAAACACCGACGACCACGACTTTGAATTTAAGCTTAAGCACGCCATTAACTTCCTGAAAGAAGGCGCCAAGGTAAAAGCTTACGTCCAGTTTGTTGGTCGGGCGATTGTCTTCAAAGATCGTGGTTTCCAGCTCCTGGAACGCTTCTCAAAAGGACTCGAAGACTACGGTAAAGTGGAGGCCGAGCCTAAACTGGAAGGAAAACGCATGACCATGTTTCTGGCTCCGAAAGTCGTAGTGCCCAAGAAGTAA
- a CDS encoding class I SAM-dependent methyltransferase translates to MADIQLILPAPWSEYELIDSGDFQKLERFGEFVLARPEPQAIWDRSLSERDWEQRAHSIFRRDRQSPERGDWQTKPDMRDPWFVTFKQGGLNLKFKLALTTFKHVGLFPEQADNWTFIHENVKALSARVSRPRVLNLFAYTGGASLAARQAGADVTHVDAVKPVISWARENMDHSELDNIRWVVEDAVKFVRREVRRGNRYNGIILDPPAYGRGPDGEKWVLEEHLNDLLKSCADLLDRDDFFFIINLYSLGFSSLILENMIRQTFGKVPNTSWGELVMDDKFGKRLPLGVFYRFTSV, encoded by the coding sequence ATGGCAGATATTCAACTTATCCTTCCGGCGCCCTGGTCGGAATACGAACTGATCGACTCGGGCGATTTTCAGAAACTCGAACGCTTTGGCGAGTTTGTGCTGGCCCGCCCCGAACCGCAGGCCATTTGGGACCGGTCGCTCTCTGAGCGGGACTGGGAACAGCGCGCTCATTCCATTTTCCGGCGCGACCGGCAATCGCCCGAGCGGGGCGACTGGCAGACCAAACCCGATATGCGCGATCCGTGGTTTGTAACGTTTAAACAGGGCGGGCTGAACCTGAAATTCAAACTGGCCCTGACGACGTTCAAGCACGTGGGGCTGTTTCCGGAGCAGGCCGACAACTGGACGTTTATCCATGAAAACGTTAAAGCGCTTTCGGCCCGCGTCTCGCGCCCCAGGGTTCTGAATCTGTTTGCCTATACCGGTGGAGCCTCACTGGCCGCCCGGCAGGCCGGGGCCGACGTAACGCACGTGGACGCCGTGAAGCCCGTCATCAGCTGGGCGCGGGAAAACATGGACCATAGTGAGCTGGATAACATCCGGTGGGTGGTTGAAGATGCGGTTAAATTCGTTCGGCGGGAAGTGCGCCGGGGCAACCGATACAATGGCATCATCCTCGACCCGCCTGCTTACGGTCGGGGGCCCGACGGCGAAAAATGGGTGCTTGAAGAACACCTGAACGATCTTTTGAAATCCTGCGCCGATCTGCTCGACCGTGACGACTTCTTTTTCATTATTAATCTTTATTCGCTGGGCTTCTCATCGCTCATCCTGGAGAACATGATCCGCCAGACTTTTGGCAAGGTGCCCAACACAAGCTGGGGGGAGTTGGTGATGGACGATAAATTCGGTAAACGGCTGCCGTTGGGCGTGTTCTACCGGTTTACGTCCGTTTAA
- a CDS encoding DinB family protein — METQNNDELLRIIDLLNTTYESEEAWHGPSVVESLRGVTPDMAGRRITPNTHSIAELVFHMTSWRIFCVKKMQGDPTFDITTPEKNFGALPDKIDDFEWEALEMELSLSQEELINELDKRDDDEFLEDIVPGRDYTYYDMLHGIINHDLYHTGQIMILKKALTFKGAGARYADDDEDEYGSPYGSSQEHDDYY; from the coding sequence ATGGAGACTCAGAATAACGACGAATTATTACGTATCATCGACCTGCTGAACACAACGTACGAAAGCGAGGAAGCCTGGCATGGTCCCTCCGTGGTCGAATCCCTGCGGGGCGTTACGCCCGACATGGCCGGCCGCCGGATTACACCCAACACGCACAGCATTGCCGAACTGGTTTTCCATATGACCAGCTGGCGGATTTTCTGCGTTAAAAAGATGCAGGGCGACCCTACGTTTGATATCACGACGCCCGAAAAAAACTTTGGTGCCTTACCCGATAAAATCGATGATTTCGAATGGGAAGCGCTCGAAATGGAGTTGAGCTTGAGCCAGGAGGAGCTGATCAATGAACTCGACAAGCGTGACGATGACGAATTTCTGGAGGATATTGTGCCCGGCCGCGACTACACATACTACGATATGCTGCACGGCATTATTAACCATGATCTGTATCATACGGGGCAGATCATGATTCTGAAGAAAGCCCTGACGTTTAAGGGAGCAGGGGCGCGGTACGCCGACGATGATGAGGATGAATACGGCTCGCCCTACGGCAGCAGTCAGGAACACGACGATTATTACTGA
- the thrS gene encoding threonine--tRNA ligase, with amino-acid sequence MIAQDEQIRVTLPDGSVRPYPKGSTGLDIATQISEGLARNVLAAKVNGKVQDATLPIDEDANVQLLTWNDPEGKATFWHSSAHLLAEALEALYPGVKFGIGPAIETGFYYDVDLNGQSFSQEDFKKVEDKMLELARQKQQYIRKPMSKADAVAYFDQKGDPYKLDLLEGLEDGTITFYTQGNFTDLCRGPHIPNTGFIKAAKIMNVAGAYWRGNEKNKQLTRIYAVTYPKQKELDDYLFLLEEAKKRDHRKLGKELDLFAFSERVGQGLPLWLPKGTMLRERLENFLRKAQIRAGYSPVVTPHIGSKQLYVTSGHWDKYGEDSFQPIKTPDPNEEFLLKPMNCPHHCEIYKTKPRSYRDLPLRLAEFGTVYRYEQSGELHGLTRVRGFTQDDAHIFCRPDQVKDEFMKVIDLVLYVFKTLGFEDYSAQVSLRDPENKAKYIGSDDLWEKAESAIIEAAAEKGLRTVTELGEAAFYGPKLDFMVRDALGRKWQLGTIQVDYNLPNRFELEYIGADNQKHRPVMIHRAPFGSLERFIAILIENTAGNFPLWLSPDQIAILPISEKYEDYANDLFFALQEHDIRGFVDLRDEKIGRKIRDAEVNKVPFMLVVGEKEAAEGKVSVRRKGQGDLGSMRIDDFVRTFQAEVKV; translated from the coding sequence ATGATTGCGCAGGACGAACAAATCCGCGTGACGCTGCCCGATGGGAGCGTACGGCCGTATCCAAAGGGCTCGACCGGGCTGGATATTGCCACCCAAATCAGCGAAGGGCTGGCCCGCAACGTGCTGGCTGCCAAAGTTAACGGCAAGGTGCAGGACGCTACCCTGCCGATTGACGAAGATGCCAACGTTCAACTGCTGACGTGGAACGACCCTGAGGGGAAAGCAACCTTCTGGCACTCGTCGGCTCACCTGCTGGCCGAAGCGCTCGAAGCGCTCTATCCGGGCGTCAAGTTCGGGATCGGTCCGGCGATTGAAACGGGCTTTTATTACGACGTTGACCTGAATGGGCAGTCGTTCTCGCAGGAAGACTTCAAAAAGGTAGAGGATAAAATGCTGGAACTGGCCCGCCAGAAGCAGCAGTACATCCGCAAACCCATGAGCAAAGCCGATGCGGTCGCTTATTTTGATCAGAAAGGCGATCCGTATAAACTTGACCTGCTCGAAGGCCTTGAAGACGGCACCATTACGTTCTATACCCAGGGTAATTTTACGGATCTCTGCCGGGGGCCGCATATTCCAAACACGGGGTTTATCAAAGCCGCCAAGATTATGAACGTAGCCGGGGCCTACTGGCGCGGTAATGAAAAGAATAAGCAGCTGACGCGGATTTACGCCGTTACGTACCCGAAACAGAAGGAACTCGACGATTATCTGTTCCTGCTCGAAGAAGCCAAAAAGCGCGATCACCGCAAGCTGGGCAAGGAACTGGACCTGTTCGCCTTTTCGGAGCGGGTGGGGCAGGGACTGCCCTTGTGGCTGCCCAAAGGCACCATGTTGCGCGAGCGGTTGGAAAACTTTCTTCGGAAGGCGCAGATCCGGGCGGGCTATTCGCCGGTTGTGACCCCTCACATTGGCAGCAAGCAGCTTTACGTAACCTCGGGTCACTGGGACAAATACGGCGAAGATTCGTTCCAGCCGATCAAGACCCCCGACCCGAACGAAGAGTTTCTGCTCAAACCGATGAACTGCCCGCACCACTGCGAGATTTACAAAACCAAGCCCCGCTCATACCGTGACCTGCCGCTTCGACTGGCTGAGTTCGGAACGGTGTATCGCTATGAGCAGTCGGGTGAACTGCACGGGCTGACGCGCGTCCGCGGCTTTACGCAGGACGATGCGCATATCTTCTGCCGCCCCGATCAGGTGAAGGATGAGTTTATGAAAGTGATCGATCTGGTGCTGTATGTTTTTAAAACGCTTGGTTTCGAAGATTACAGCGCACAGGTGTCCCTGCGCGATCCGGAAAACAAAGCCAAATACATCGGCTCGGATGACCTATGGGAAAAAGCCGAGTCGGCGATCATCGAAGCCGCGGCCGAGAAAGGACTGCGGACGGTAACCGAACTGGGCGAAGCGGCTTTCTACGGTCCGAAGCTCGATTTCATGGTGCGTGACGCCCTCGGCCGGAAATGGCAGTTGGGAACGATTCAGGTCGATTACAACCTGCCGAACCGCTTCGAACTGGAATATATCGGGGCCGACAACCAGAAACACCGGCCCGTAATGATTCACCGGGCTCCGTTTGGCTCGCTGGAACGGTTCATCGCCATTCTGATTGAAAACACGGCCGGGAACTTCCCGCTTTGGCTTTCGCCCGACCAGATTGCGATCCTGCCGATTTCGGAGAAGTACGAAGACTACGCCAATGATTTGTTCTTCGCCCTTCAGGAACATGATATCCGGGGGTTTGTGGATCTGCGCGACGAGAAAATCGGCCGTAAAATCCGTGATGCCGAGGTCAATAAAGTGCCGTTCATGCTGGTTGTTGGCGAAAAAGAAGCCGCCGAAGGTAAGGTATCCGTTCGCCGGAAAGGCCAGGGCGACCTGGGCAGCATGCGTATTGACGACTTTGTCCGGACGTTCCAGGCAGAGGTAAAGGTATAA
- a CDS encoding HTTM domain-containing protein produces the protein MSLLFITIGELAEIWNRALFSEQPTLTICVFRVLTGFLVLTETRNWLSVYKPLLSVDGWFGYPEYASALKPFRFSLLNYLPATNKSVELVLLLQFIAGLCLMVGVFPQLAALLCFVTLVSIHNRNIYVLSSGDALYRFFCLLLIFAPSDTQLSLLNLPHLLNADVLAYSWTLLMIRLFMANIYMKNVLFKLLGDSWLNGTATQQVLNVRIWNRGRLPAALNHAWFYKATTYGTLVIEIALFTLVWIDEFRLPVLALGVLLHLSLWLFLRIGFFQMAMICGLGAFVTPQEYAVFFGLISRL, from the coding sequence ATGAGCCTCTTATTTATAACTATAGGTGAACTGGCAGAAATCTGGAACAGGGCGTTATTCAGCGAGCAGCCTACCCTGACAATATGCGTTTTTCGGGTGTTGACGGGCTTTCTGGTGTTGACCGAAACCCGCAACTGGCTGAGTGTGTATAAACCCCTGTTGTCGGTTGACGGCTGGTTTGGTTATCCCGAATATGCCAGCGCTCTGAAGCCGTTTCGGTTTTCATTACTGAATTACCTGCCGGCAACAAACAAATCTGTAGAATTGGTATTGCTGCTGCAGTTTATAGCCGGTCTTTGTCTTATGGTGGGGGTATTCCCCCAGCTTGCCGCTCTCCTTTGCTTTGTTACGTTAGTTTCCATTCATAACCGGAACATTTATGTCTTAAGCTCAGGGGATGCCCTGTACCGGTTTTTCTGTCTGCTCCTGATTTTCGCTCCTTCGGATACTCAGCTATCACTGCTGAACCTCCCGCATCTGCTCAATGCCGACGTGCTGGCTTATTCGTGGACGCTCCTGATGATTCGGTTGTTTATGGCTAATATTTACATGAAGAACGTGTTATTCAAGCTGCTGGGCGATAGCTGGCTGAATGGCACGGCTACCCAGCAGGTTCTGAATGTGCGAATCTGGAATCGAGGCCGACTTCCGGCTGCGCTGAATCATGCATGGTTTTATAAGGCCACTACCTATGGCACCCTGGTAATCGAAATCGCTCTGTTTACGCTGGTCTGGATTGACGAATTCAGGCTACCGGTGCTGGCGCTAGGCGTTCTGCTTCATCTTTCACTCTGGTTGTTTTTGCGCATCGGTTTCTTTCAAATGGCAATGATATGTGGGCTGGGCGCGTTCGTAACCCCTCAGGAATATGCGGTTTTTTTCGGCCTAATCAGCCGGTTGTAA
- a CDS encoding C39 family peptidase, translating to MVTNTVKKRLLDFTMETQLGHALCWAAVGTSCALFYDSNSSWTQCTLASASITPAPGDCCSDPENSPCDIPWFLQNKQDIGSFVTAGIADNFHKDFISFTQLMEQLDQGRLVAYLLELDIDGEIADMDKFSHFVVIAGYESTTTEQNVTVYDPYFGTSEMPYKEFVTNYKCHGGSVLGHKVTHSLVEYTFFSKPAKKS from the coding sequence ATGGTTACGAATACCGTAAAAAAAAGACTTCTTGATTTTACAATGGAGACACAGTTAGGCCATGCGTTGTGCTGGGCTGCTGTTGGAACCAGTTGTGCACTTTTTTATGATTCAAACAGTAGCTGGACTCAATGTACCCTGGCCAGCGCTTCCATTACACCTGCCCCGGGCGATTGTTGTTCCGATCCGGAAAACTCACCCTGTGATATACCCTGGTTTCTTCAGAATAAACAAGATATCGGCTCGTTTGTAACGGCTGGAATTGCGGATAATTTCCACAAGGATTTTATTTCGTTTACGCAATTAATGGAGCAGCTGGATCAGGGCCGTTTAGTCGCTTATCTGCTGGAATTAGACATTGACGGCGAAATAGCTGATATGGATAAGTTTTCACATTTTGTGGTTATTGCGGGCTACGAGTCTACGACTACTGAGCAAAACGTCACTGTTTACGATCCTTACTTCGGCACATCGGAAATGCCCTATAAGGAATTTGTAACTAATTATAAATGTCATGGGGGTTCTGTTCTGGGCCATAAAGTAACGCACAGCTTAGTAGAATATACTTTTTTCTCAAAGCCTGCTAAAAAATCCTGA
- a CDS encoding EVE domain-containing protein → MNYWLVKSEPDKYGWHHFTEQGRAVWDGVRNYQARNNLNAMRLGDQVLYYHSVTNPGVVGLATVVREAYPDPTVPDDPRWVVVELEPVLAFYRAVPLARIKAEPLLANLALLRQSRLSVMPIRPDEFELILKMGQQ, encoded by the coding sequence TTGAACTACTGGCTCGTTAAATCTGAACCCGATAAATACGGGTGGCATCATTTCACCGAACAAGGACGCGCCGTCTGGGATGGCGTCCGTAACTACCAGGCCCGTAACAACCTCAACGCCATGCGGCTGGGCGATCAGGTGCTTTACTACCATAGCGTAACGAACCCCGGCGTGGTGGGTCTGGCAACGGTTGTCCGCGAAGCGTATCCAGACCCGACCGTTCCGGATGATCCCCGCTGGGTAGTGGTGGAACTGGAACCCGTGCTGGCGTTTTACCGGGCCGTACCACTGGCCCGGATAAAGGCCGAACCGCTGTTGGCTAACCTGGCACTTCTCAGGCAGTCGCGTCTGTCGGTCATGCCTATTCGGCCGGATGAGTTCGAGCTGATTCTGAAAATGGGGCAGCAATAA